The genomic window ATACATGAGTTAAGATGACTTGCCAACCTTTGTTGCTCTCTCAGTGAAGCATGCAAGAAGGGAACCTGGTTGTAgctgggaaagagaaagggaaaactAATGCTTCCCACCACTCCTATAATGCTTCGATTTATTATGTACCTTGCAAAGTTATCTTCAGAACCTGGAGCAAGAGATGCAGGAGCTGCAGAGGTGTCTGAAAACACATCTACCAACAAACTGCCACTAGATGCTGGGGCTGGAACAGAGTTTGTCGTGGGGGCCGTGCCAAGTCCTAAAAGGTCTGCTGAAGGAGATGGAGTAGACTGTAAGAGACAACAGGAAAGTTCCGTGATTAAAGCATGTCTGTTGATAAGATACAAACCCGGCCAAGTCCCCAGCTCACTTTCCCCATCCAACGTGAAGTTCATTCATTAAGAAAACTGTGTCGTTCATCACATTAATTTGATTTAGCAGTAACATCCCGTTCCTTGACCCACAAAGCATTTAACGTTATCAGAAAAGGAGACAGCAAATCAATTTGAACAGTAACACGGCATGAAAACGTGAGCAGACGAGCAGTTATCACAGGTATAAGATCTAAAGGGGAAAGGAACTTGCTGAGGAGGTTGTAAACGAAGTCATAGGAAGAGAAGCCTGGCATGTTGCTGTGTCTCTCACAACCCACTCCTGGATTCTCAGGATACTTTTCCTCTCAGCAGTAAACTCACAGGCTTATTACATTTTGATTTTTAGTCCCAGAGAGATTAACAGGAGTACCCGTGACTGAAAGCCACCTCATCAAGAGTAGCCCAGTGTCACTCCATTAAATCAACATGGACTCATTGTTAGACTGGGAATAAGACCCACCTCTCTGTGTACGTATAATATtgatatttataaaaatatttatagatgACCCTCTTATATAAAATCCCAGGGTAGTGTACAACAAGGTttataatatatatgtatatataataccatttttaaaaatacaaaatgatgaTAAAAATGGTCCACTCATCTGAAAAGCTTAAACCACTGAACAGGCCTGTTGACACAAAGAAGTCTTCAAGAGACACCTGGAGGTTAGCAGTGAGGCTACCTGTTGTATTTCTGCTGGAAGAATATTCCACAGCATGGGACTGGAAGCCTGCCTGACTTCTTCCGAAACACAAGGGACAACTAACAGTGATCttccagatgatctcagtgattgagctAAGATATACAGGCCCAGGCAGTCACAAGGTAACATGGACCCAAGTTGTTCTGGGGTTTAGATCTCAATACAAGAAACTGGCCCAGTGGCATGACATGGCATGGccaaaatgtatacaaaaatgacTAAGAAAACATCTACCCAGCCATTCATAAAGCAAATTAATTTGATTGCAAATCAAGGAGATTTTGAAGTGTATCCAAACTGGCCTTTCCTTTTTGCCAGGGTACCAGTATAATTAAGGTCTGGAAGCAGACCTCTCCACTAGGGTTATATGCATGGACAGACACTCCATTTCCCTTATAATCAACCTGGCTTCAAGAACTGGTAACTTACGCTGCTGAAACCAACCTACCACAGTGCTGGCATTCACAAGAGTAGCTTCTGTGCTCCCGTTCACATCAGAGTTCCTCTCTTTCTTTGTCTCTTCCAAGTCAGTAACTGTGTTGGGGCCCTTTTTCTTCTTGAGCTTAGCCAGAATGGAGGACTCCCTCTCTGGAAATGGGGGCATTTCTTCCAGCACCGTTGCCTTATAGGGAAAACAAGGCATAAGAGACCAGAGCATGTATGCTTGGAAGAGGTAGGGAAAACACTGTGATTTCTTAAAGGAGGAATGGAGAATCTCTGGCCCTCCTGTTGTCGCTAGTCTATAATTCCCATCAatcttgatcattggccatgttggctgggctaGCAGGAGTCCAACATGGAGGATCACGTTTCCCAACCTCCCCACATGGTGTATGTTACATCATCCCATTTGTTGCAGTCAATTAACGaaccccctcaccccacccaaaaaagcccACCAATCACAATTATGgctggtgtaaaaaaaaaaaaaggcaatatTTCTGGACACAGTTGCCAAGAATTAACTTCACATTTGTGTGAATACATACCAAGATGTCAGTGCTTGCAATTGTACTGAGTCTCAAGTACTCAACAGCTCTTTGCTGCAGCTCAACATCAGCATTTTTCAGTTGGCTATCACTGCGCAGCACATCCTGAATAGTTGTTTTTATCTCAGGAAATAAATTCACAAATTTTATGTACGTAGACAGAAGCAGCGCTCTGGTTGGGACACTACATAGGTGGAACTTTGAGTGCAGCAGGTTGAACTGGATCAAAGGGCTGGGGTAGAGGGGAGGAAAAGGGAACAAGAACAAAGACACCATTAAAGCTACGAGTTGACAATGATttgtttgaaaatgaaaatggagtaggggggagcagggagaaatGGAAGGAATTCAGAAATTCAGCTTGCGgtttcaatacagtggtatcttggtactTGGAACAGCCTGGCTTCCAAACAAATAggttcccaaatgccgcaaacccggaagtcagtgctccggtttgcaaatgttttttggaagctgaacattcaacgcagcttccgcggcttccgactgagtgcaagaagctcctgcagctaatcagaagccatgccttcgTTTTCGAACcatttcgggagtcgaacagactcccggaacggattaagttcgagaaccaaggtaccactgtacttaagtaATGACATTTCTCTTGCCATGATCTCAGAATCCTATTTCATCCACCAGTTTACTGAATTGTTACTTTAAACACAAAGGATGGCTTTCTCTCCTCACAGCCACATGACCTTCTGCACACATTTAGCGCTATCCTAATAAATTCTCCATGGGCCATGTCAGACAAAAATGGGGTATCAGAGACTCCTGACTCAAGGGCCACCCACTCCACCCTGGGAGGAGAGGAACATAGTTAGGAGGGGCAGGGCCAAAAACTCTGGAGACATACTAGGCAAGTGAGCATGCTGGCATAGCATGACAGAAAGATCACACATTATTATTGTAGATAGACCGTTTTAAAATTGGCTGCATAGTTATTTTGCCATAGTTTTTATTTCCTTGTTGCCACCCCCAGGTTCAAGAGAGTGTTTTTACCTAGATCTTGGATCCCCAGCAATCAGATTTCCAAACTCTCCCAAGATGTAGCCACCCACTTTTACCAGGTTCTCATGGCAAGCCGGTGCTTGAAGCGCCTGTTGaagacatttgaagcccatcatACAGTTGCTAGACTCAGTAAAGGCATGCACCTAAAACATTAGCGCTGATGAagattctggattttttttaaaaaaattatttgggtgCCTCACAGTAGTGTCCACATAGggtttctccttttcctccagGGCATCAGTGACTGTCACAACTAGAAACATGATATTGATTAAAGCAAGATTACCCACTGGGAGACATGAGGCCTGCCTGATTCCATATTTCAGGTTGGAATGAGTTTCCTTATAATCTGGGATTGGCTAGAGATTGAAGGTCTGAGATCCCTTGGCATGCAGCTTGGTTTTCATTTGAGTATTAGTCCAGCATTGCACATATAGCACAGGCGAAGGGGCAAACTGGACTCACACATGGAGAGCAGGGTGGCAAGAAGTTATGAGTCTGAATCCAATAACCTACTGATCTCTTCCAAACCGATACTAAATGGCTTGCATTATTTGGAGCATATTGTGGTATATGTGGGGAAGATATGCTTGAACTGGAGAGTAGAGTTTGCAGTCCTCCATCTCTCCCCTGCACTCTGCAACAACACTTTAAACATGAAAGTAACTTCTGCCGCTCTGGGAGGAACGTTCTGTTCCATTCTGTGGTATGGACTGCTAGCTTCCTGCATCTGTACAAGCAGTACAAACACAATGGAATGAGGAAAAGCCATTTGCTAGTTGCTCTCCTTTTTACTCCTGCCCAATGTGTTGGAAGAGTTGTCGTTCTTAGGTGTATATCCTGCTTTTTGACCAGAAATCACAAAAGGAATTAAcagctttaattaaaaataataatatattttgagagagagagataaaagaaaCGGACCCACAAGGAGATATTTGCAAGGGGAGGTAGGAAGAGAAGagatcccattttttaaaaaagggttcaGAAAGTTAGCATAATACATAAATCCTTAAAAAGTGCCAGTCAAAGTTCTCAGGGAAgcttttgaaacaaacaaatcacaGCAGAGCAGGatataatgcattattattatgattattttcctGGGATGGCCAAGTTCTTCTCTCCTCCAAAGCCACCACTATAAGGCTACCTTAAGAGAAATAAGAATTAATGGCAAATAACTTTTTCATGCTCAAAACATTTTTTGCTCATGCTATCACAACACAACCGATTAGAGGAACAGATGGAAGATTAGCTCTTAGCAGCAAGGCAGGTTTATCTCATTGTGTCAGGGGGTAGCGCAATTTGTGCAGAAAGCTGCTCAAAACAGAGAGGTCTTATCGGAAGCCTGCAGAACGAGGATCAGCTCCAAGTACACAACTCACGCAAGACAGCTAGTTAATCTTGACAAGAAGAAAGTAAGTGCCAACCTGGCCTTTGAGAGGGGTGGCGGCACTGGGGTGCGTATGACAATGCACTCTTGACAGCAGGGGCTCATAACAGGGAAAGAGGGCCAGGTACCCAGAGCCCTAAAAGGATTATTAGCCAGCCTGGATACAGCATGCTTAAGGGGCAGCAGTCACCCAAGTGCAAAAGTCACTTCAACCCAGTAGGAAAGACAGGCACCAGTTCTTGACCTTCCACCCTAACAGGGCTCCATAATATTGCCAGCTCAGCACAGGGTGTTGTTATAACTACGTACAACACTTTGGCCAAGTGCTACTTCAAACTATTGAGGTGTTTATAGAAAACAGTTATTTGCATCGCTAGCCAATAATAATTTCTTATATTCAGGAGTGGAGCATTGCAGTCTTTCTAAATTTCATTTTTAGTAAAACTATTTCAATCTAAGCATCTTTGGGCAATGTAGAAAAAGCACCAGCTGCAACATTACAAATAACGAAGAGTCTTGTGCCACCTTTAAAAACTATCAAAATTATTATGGCatataagcttttgtgggctgcagaccacttcatcagatgcattaaGTGTCATCCTGAGAGGCATGTataagagaggggggggagggaggaggaggaggaggaggaggaggaggagaagaagaagaagaagaagaagaagaagaagaagaagaagaagaagaagaagaagaagaagaagacagagtAGTTAACAGTGAGGTTAGagagaaataaaatgcagtgaaGTGCAGGCAGTAATAATTGTGTAATTAACTGTGGCATTCACAAGACAGTTTATCAAAGTTTATTGGTCccttggcatcatcatcatccatcatTCATTCTTCCTCATTCTAGGCAACCGCTGCCTCATCCACCACGGAGTGCGTTTTACACAAGTTTTCACATGGAAcaattctctcccccctcacAGTGCCTCAAAAACGTTTCCCAATTCAAACTTTAGTCTAGCTTCATGTCTATTTTCATTGAGACAAGGATTTCTCCATGTAAGTAATACACCATTAGTACAATGAAAAAGTCATACCCTCTGGGTCTAttgataaaaatgaaattaagggAAGGGACAAGGCAAAGTTACAGAACCGCAGAAGTGTCAGAAGCAAGTAAGGAAAGAGCATAAGTAGAAAATGCCAGCAATGGAGAATGATGAAAGAAGTCAAACACCCACCTGGACAGAATTATTCCTTACCACTCGGCTTTCATTACTAGTTTACAGTGAGATGCTGGAAGAAAAAGGCTTCCAAACAATAATTACGTCTTACCTCAAAGACTGTCTTTGCTGCATATCCTTGCACATCATCTCTGTTAATTACAATCTGGATGACTCTGTACCACACCTCTTCACTGACATAGTCTCCAGCGATTCGAATCAAATTCAAGATGGTGTCCACGTACCAGGTGTAGTCCACTGCATATTTCTCAGCTAAAATCGCAACCTTCAACACctgaagaagtagaagaagaagagtttggatttgatatcctgctttatcactaccctaagtagtctcaaagcggcttctaacaatctcctttccctcccccccccccacaacaaacactctgtgaggtgagtggggctgagagacttcagagaagtcttATGAAGTAGCTTCATTCAAACAATGAATTTCTACAGCATTTAACACCTATCCattcaggggggaaataaaggaaaACTAAATGCAGCACTGTTCCTACATCTCTCATTTCATCCAGTTAGTAGAAATACCCTCTTTAGTACAGCGTATCCAATATAGATTAATACCTTAAACCAATATAAAAGGGTGATCCAGATACAATATATTTTAGGATCAACTGAAGTAAAAGCAAAGCACATTTTACTGTGATTAGACTGAACATATACAGTTTAATAAACCCAATGCAAGAAATTCTGCCATCTACTTTAAACAGCAACCCAAAGTGTGGcacctgtggcaccttaaaatacatttattatggCTACTCCTCTAGAAGTCAGCACAGAGGTGACCAGCTACTGGAATCTGCATTTGTACATAGTAGTCACATTGAAATTGTCAGATGCTATGTTTAGCTTTGCAAAAGTTGATGTCATCTTGCAGTTCTAAATTTATAGCAGCACTCAACTGTGAAGACagctcaattattattattattattatattattattattattattattattattattacttacaaTTTCTTCTCTAATAGAATAATCAGCCGTTTCCAGGTAATTCAGCATTTCAGCTACAATTTGCTGGGCGTTGCTTCGGTCACACATGGCATACAGGAGGTCCACCGCTCTTTGCCGCACACTTACATCCCTCTCTGTCTGCAAAGGACATCGCAATGATAAAAGATCAACAGAAAGGGAGAGATTTGGGGAAACAACAATTAAGACGTGTCCAAATTTTTAAGCAGACTCTCGCAGTGCCCACACTACAGATGCTAGCGCCTGAATCGCACCTAGGCAGCATTTGTTTCGAAGTCAATAATCCTAAACAGCATTTATAACAAGAAACAAGATACTTGGCTTCATCGCAATTTGGGTCAAAGCCAGGAAAACAATTTTAAgtggaattattatttattaaatattactAATTAAGAGTCCTGGATCAAGAGAAGGATAATCATGGAATGAATGACACCAAgacattcccccacccacccctggctgcACCCACACAAGACTTCTTAGTAGGGGACAACAAACTATGCAAGAAAAGTAGCAGTAACACAGAGTTGGGGAGCTTGAGGTCTCCCAAATGCTGGCTGGGTCTCATGGGAGtttctagttcagcaacataagGAAGACTAcatgttctccacccctgggACAATGGCTAGTAGTAGCCCAATCTAGGGTCCCTCTGGGGTCTCTCCCTGGCGGCCCACAAAGCCCCTGAGCCCCATTGGTCATGAAGTGCAAGAGAGTGGCTTGTCACATATTTGTCAGAAGGTGGGTGCTGAGATCTAAGGGAAGAAGGTAGAAGTGTTGACACCCTACCCAACTTCCTCTTACAGCTCTATATGCTTTTTATGGTTCAGATGAATTCTACAGGATCCAACTTTTACCCAGATCTCttgggaaagcaaaaaaaaaaaaagtgcacgcACAGACACTTTCTTACTCATGGGGAGGAGCTAATCTGGGGGAGAGAGACAATAAGTGAGCAGAGTGGGTGCCAGCCACAGCACTTGCTCAAAAATCTAAATGATGCCATGGACCCAAAAAAAGGTTGGCGGCCCCTGCTTTATACTTCGACTAGAAAGTATTCAAGACTAGACTGGGGTGCTGTTGATGCGCCCAATGGCACCATGAACTGCAGGAAGGAACAGATCAGAAAAGAACAAGGATCCAGGTGCAGCAGGTAGTGGTGAGAGCCACTATTGGGTCTCTTCCCTGTGGGatggtggtcccccccccccaggtttgctGTACATTAATTTTAGTAGCAACGGCAAGAGGTTAAAGCCAAGTCCAGCTCTAGCTGCATGGTGATAGCAACTCAGGGGGGGGGTCATTCTCCAGTAGAAACTTTAATCCGTTCTCTCTCTTCAGCTAGGTGCTTTGCTCTGGTATCCTCCTCacctccagcatcctcagaggtATCGCCATTCCCCTCAATTGCCCTCTGTCCTTCTAACCAACACTCCCTTGTTCAACATGTTAAAGCACGGTGGCACATGATTCAGGCTGCAGTTCAAGCACAGGCCCACTGATGGATGTGAACCCTCTCTTTTAAAGAGCTTCCAATGAAGAGACCACTCCACATCCTTTTAACTGCATGAATAAAACTCTGGAGAAGTTGCTGCTCTTGGAAGGCAAAGCAGCAAGCCCACACAGATacatggtttgcttgttttttaaatcaagtcCAAATTTCAGGTTAATACACAGATCCAATAGTTACCTTCAGTGCATTGATAACTGTTTCTATGTGCGTTTTCACGGCCTCGTGTGAAAACTCAGAGCTGGCAAGCGTGCACATGCTTTCCAGTGCTAGGTATCGAAGATTAGTTTCCCGGTGCTGCAAGAACTGGCCTAACTGATTACAGGCACGAACAAGCAGGTTTGGCTCACTAGGCAGAAGAGAGTGTGTGgaaaaggtaaaaaagaaaagaaaagacagaatTTGGGTGAGGAACGTGCATCGAGGAAAACATTAATAAGAGTTAGGTACCAAGAGGTACCTTCACTACAGGAGCTTCAAAACTTCAGCTAATACCTTTTGGAGGGTTAGTAGCAGCACAGCTACATATTGCAGGAAGTAATTAAAATTCTATTTTGGGTGattaaaaatctattttaaaagctGGAAGCTTATCAGGAGCTTTGCAGAGTCTGGGATCCTGCCATGTCCTGATAAAACAATGGTGGCCACATGTACAGTTCTTATAATAGATGAAAGGCATAGTGACCTCTCACATGGCTCCTGAAATGTATAATTGATGCAACGATGTGGGAGGGGCCAATAATACTGTTACTGGAAGAGAGCCATCCTGCATCGAGGGATTTCAGCCTTTGGTTGAAGTAGTAACATCAGCCCATCTCGCATCATATGTCACCTACAGCAGCATAGAAAGCAACCTCTCCCCACTAACAGGGGAATAAAGCCAAACTATATGAGTAAACGGTCTGCAAGGGTTGTATAGGTTGTATAGTGCATACCATAGATTTTAGCCAAGAATATAAAACAAATGCTTGTAGCAGCTTATAAAACAATGTTCTCAGTTGTGCTATTCCAGTGGCAGCAAGGTTTAAGCATTCTTATCCAATTTCAAAGATTTACATGCTCTCAAGTGAAGGAGACCAAAATGAAACatagctattattattttaaaggtggttttttcatttttaaaagaggcaAGGCACAGTGTGGTGCACTGCAtgtgggaaggaaggaatgcaACGTACATCAATGAATTCAACTTCAGATTGTCTGCTTGTTGTCAAATCCATTGTACACACCTCCCCCAATGTCTGCACTTACAACCCAAACATCTGCAGGGAGGGGGCCCATGTACATAGAACTGTATGCACAAAGGCTTTCACGGAATCTGGAACCCTCGACTTCCCTGACACCAGAGGAGTTGTGCAAACATTGGGGGGATGCGTCCAATGTCAGGGATTAGGCTACTTAGTATAGCAGGCAAGCCCAGGTAGGGCTAAAACAGGGGACTGTGGGATACTTGCGTGTGGAATCAGGTGCTCGTCCATCCTGTGGCAGGGCAGAGGGAGGACAGGAAGATAGTACCAAAGACTACCTCTAAAAACTACTCAAGTCAACCTTTACCtccttggcaccctccagatacTTTGGGCTATAACTCatattggctggggttgatgggagttgtaggccaaaacatctggaaggcatcaggtaaACAAAGGCCAACTGAAGTCATTTTATCCCAGTAGAGTTCCAAAACCGGACAATTTGAATGGAGGATGGGATTACTGGAAGTTTCTCCTTCCACCCCAATGTGCATGTACTACACAATCCACTGTTAGGAAATGCATGCAACATTGACTGAGTCCTGCCAGTATCCTGTTTAGTTGGGCCAAGCAACACTCAGTCGTAAGTTTTTTAATGGTCTTAAGGCAAGGAAGGACTTCAGCAGTACGCTTAGCAAGGTTACAAACTTACAACGCGTGGGTAATGCTAAACTACAGAACAAAAACTACTCCCATAATTGTTTTTCACTCAGGAGCTGCTCAGACATTTGCCAGAATGACTGTGGAAAAAGTACATATTGTACCCTCTTTCAGAGAACAGAATAATACAAATTAGTGTATACTTTCTCAGAAACCACACATTTAGGACAATAGAATTGATGCTCACATCTCAAACTGTTACTGCCAGCCATGCATTATGAATGGCAAACTTACCTATCATGGTGGATAATTAAACTAATTGCCTCAAATAGCACTGCATTCTTCGCATTTGAATGCTGTACTTTCTTGGATTTTGGAGGTTCTTGAGCTTTGTTAAGAATAGTTTCCAGACACTCGGTGAGACGACCTCGTGCTGAAGGATCTTCTGGGAGAAATAGAATGGTTAGGCAAGATCACCAGGCAATTTTGACAGCCTTTACTATCAAACCATTAAATGCCCATTAGATGGCATTGTTTCCCCAGTTTCAGAAAGCTGCATATGGCACCAGCATTTTGGTTCTGCAAAGTCAGTTGTTTATCCTTCGATCATTACGGAATCACTGATATGAAAGAGCCAAGTACCAAAAATTAAACCAAAGACCTCTTAAAGCCAGAGATCTTTGTGGGAACCAGGATAGGCAACTTCTACGGCGCTGCAGTGTAGAAACACTGCCCAGGCAATGGAAACTTCTTTCCCTCACTCCCTGTGTGGCCCCTAAATCTACTATGAGTTTTTCCCCAGTTCTCcatagcagatttgggggtggcatGGGTTACACTTAGTGGTGtgggagagggaagaagagagggagaagttATCAGTTATCAAATTTGATTTGCTTTTGGTGTTGCCAGAACATCTGCTCATGCTTTCAACATAATTAGATAATTAGATTGAAACCATAGTTAGAAATACTGGGAATATTATGCCTGCAGCAGACTTAGCAGTGGGGTTCATTATTTGAacctctttctatctctctctctcttcctgcaaaCACGTGCTGTTTTAGTGCaaatggcttctctcctgtgtaaGCAAAGTGTGAAAGCAGAGTGATTGCAATTACTTTACCTGGGGGTGGGTAGCACTGCAGCAGCCTTAGAAGCTTCACAGATAACCACGGCGCTGGAACAAAGTAATATGTATAATCCTGGAGATCAGTCGATGCAGACGTCACGATCTGCAAGACAAGAACTGTCATTTTCCTGTGGTGCTTTGTCCAGcttaatagataataataataagccactgttgtattctttttgtagttatatttttttttaagagctggtcttcgaccgtaataaaatttatttcattttcatttttcataatAAGCCACAGTAAAAAAATATGCTGAACCTTAAAAATGCAAGACAAGGCCTATGAGGGAAAAAAAATGAGTAAGGCAATGTGGAAGGCTTGTCAGGGAACTAAGCAGCCGCTAGAGAAGAAAaatagaggggggaaatatgctAGAGATCTGCAAGATCATGAAAACATTGGAAGAAGATAGGAAGTCATAAGAAaggccctgctggattagaccaaagccccatcttgtctagcatcctgttctcaaccaGATTcccatgggaagcttgcaagcagaaaaTGAACATATCACCAGTAGTTGCTAGTTAGTTACAGCATAACAACTAGTTCACATAATAGTAGAACAAAGGAACAATAGATTGGAATCAGCACACAAGTGCCCAATTCATCATTTGTTTAAACTTCAACTTCCTATTTCAATAGCAATTTAACGGGAGTGGGGAGGAACCTGGCAGCGCAAGAGAGATTATCAGTGATTGCCAGTCACTTGTCTGAGGACAGACCAACAACTCAAAGCAGGAAGTGAGAGACTGTAGCTGCAAGCTCTTCATTACTGCTCTGTGTGATCATATACGCCCTCAGCAAGCAACCCCAACAAATCTCTGTTGCAGGAGGCTGGGTTGACTCAGGAAGGCTGTTAATTTGTTCTTCTGAATGATGAATGGGCCAGGATGATGGGAGCATTTCCACAAGGGAAGGCAACAGGAAATTTGACAGAGGCAGATACAGCTGGGCAGAAGTTCTGGGCGAGGAGGAATTTAGAATGATAACGTTTTTAGACCAGACAACAAGACAGATTTTCCCAAACTCAGCTGTATCAAACCAGTGTACAGTGCTTGAATATGCCTTTTGTACTTTCTGCTGAGGGATAGCAGATTTTCAATTACATCATGCTTTTCAAGGGAAGGGCAGAAAAAAGACTGTGCTTGAGATCTGCAGGAGGGGCAGGAAGGATAGaaaaaatctggacagaaagCTTTAAAATACTCCATGTTAAatttggggaaatggggaaaacaaCTGACGTCCACACTGAATATCCATGAGATTGTGGTGGGAAGGaataggaaaggaaagaagataaCAGTCTGCAAGAGAAAGTGAGGACTGTTTAGATTAACAATAAGCCATAAGACTATTTTGCATGGTTTGCCGGACAGAACAATCCCTTCTCCTTTCCCGTACGCTGTTCCGGGGCTTCTTGGAACAAGTTTTAATCCAGGACTGGCCATACCATAAGGCAGAACAAGGTAGCCACCTCAGCTGGCAGATGTTGGGTGGAGAGTGGCAGCCAGGAATTAGATGACAACAATGTGTGGGCCACATGGCCATCCATGCATCCCCTAAGCTGTCCTGCTGTCCTCAGATGTGGTGGTGGATGTTGCCCCTTTGCTGGCATTCAATGGCCAGTTCCATTTACTTCTGTGTGCAAATTCTGGGATGGAAGGGTGAGTGAGATCATCATCcagtccttcacctcaggcagcaaaatcttTGGCAAGCCCGGCTGGGGTTCAAGTTTCCAAAGTAGCAAACCAGTCATGCCACTAATCTCTAAGTGTCTAC from Lacerta agilis isolate rLacAgi1 chromosome 1, rLacAgi1.pri, whole genome shotgun sequence includes these protein-coding regions:
- the AP2A2 gene encoding AP-2 complex subunit alpha-2 isoform X4; the encoded protein is MPAVSKGDGMRGLAVFISDIRNCKSKEAEIKRINKELANIRSKFKGDKALDGYSKKKYVCKLLFIFLLGHDIDFGHMEAVNLLSSNKYTEKQIGYLFISVLVNSNSELIRLINNAIKNDLASRNPTFMGLALHCIANVGSREMADAFAGEIPKILVAGDTMDSVKQSAALCLLRLYRTSPDLVPMGDWTSRVVHLLNDQHLGVVTAATSLITTLAQKNPDEFKTSVSLAVSRLSRIVTSASTDLQDYTYYFVPAPWLSVKLLRLLQCYPPPDPSARGRLTECLETILNKAQEPPKSKKVQHSNAKNAVLFEAISLIIHHDSEPNLLVRACNQLGQFLQHRETNLRYLALESMCTLASSEFSHEAVKTHIETVINALKTERDVSVRQRAVDLLYAMCDRSNAQQIVAEMLNYLETADYSIREEIVLKVAILAEKYAVDYTWYVDTILNLIRIAGDYVSEEVWYRVIQIVINRDDVQGYAAKTVFEALQAPACHENLVKVGGYILGEFGNLIAGDPRSSPLIQFNLLHSKFHLCSVPTRALLLSTYIKFVNLFPEIKTTIQDVLRSDSQLKNADVELQQRAVEYLRLSTIASTDILATVLEEMPPFPERESSILAKLKKKKGPNTVTDLEETKKERNSDVNGSTEATLVNASTVSTPSPSADLLGLGTAPTTNSVPAPASSGSLLVDVFSDTSAAPASLAPGSEDNFARFVCKNNGVLYENQLLQIGLKSEFRQNLGRMFIFYGNKTSTQFLNFTPALICSDELQAGLNLQTKPVDPTVEGGAQVQQIVNIECISDFMEAPALNIQFRYGGTLQNISVKLPITLNKFFQPTEMAAQDFFQRWKQLSSPQQEVQNIFKANHPMDTEITKAKIIGFGTALLEEVDPNPANFVGAGIIHTKSFQIGCLMRLEPNLQAQMYRLTLRTSKETVSRRLCELLSEQF
- the AP2A2 gene encoding AP-2 complex subunit alpha-2 isoform X3, translated to MPAVSKGDGMRGLAVFISDIRNCKSKEAEIKRINKELANIRSKFKGDKALDGYSKKKYVCKLLFIFLLGHDIDFGHMEAVNLLSSNKYTEKQIGYLFISVLVNSNSELIRLINNAIKNDLASRNPTFMGLALHCIANVGSREMADAFAGEIPKILVAGDTMDSVKQSAALCLLRLYRTSPDLVPMGDWTSRVVHLLNDQHLGVVTAATSLITTLAQKNPDEFKTSVSLAVSRLSRIVTSASTDLQDYTYYFVPAPWLSVKLLRLLQCYPPPEDPSARGRLTECLETILNKAQEPPKSKKVQHSNAKNAVLFEAISLIIHHDSEPNLLVRACNQLGQFLQHRETNLRYLALESMCTLASSEFSHEAVKTHIETVINALKTERDVSVRQRAVDLLYAMCDRSNAQQIVAEMLNYLETADYSIREEIVLKVAILAEKYAVDYTWYVDTILNLIRIAGDYVSEEVWYRVIQIVINRDDVQGYAAKTVFEALQAPACHENLVKVGGYILGEFGNLIAGDPRSSPLIQFNLLHSKFHLCSVPTRALLLSTYIKFVNLFPEIKTTIQDVLRSDSQLKNADVELQQRAVEYLRLSTIASTDILATVLEEMPPFPERESSILAKLKKKKGPNTVTDLEETKKERNSDVNGSTEATLVNASTVSTPSPSADLLGLGTAPTTNSVPAPASSGSLLVDVFSDTSAAPASLAPGSEDNFARFVCKNNGVLYENQLLQIGLKSEFRQNLGRMFIFYGNKTSTQFLNFTPALICSDELQAGLNLQTKPVDPTVEGGAQVQQIVNIECISDFMEAPALNIQFRYGGTLQNISVKLPITLNKFFQPTEMAAQDFFQRWKQLSSPQQEVQNIFKANHPMDTEITKAKIIGFGTALLEEVDPNPANFVGAGIIHTKSFQIGCLMRLEPNLQAQMYRLTLRTSKETVSRRLCELLSEQF